Proteins encoded together in one Lathyrus oleraceus cultivar Zhongwan6 chromosome 5, CAAS_Psat_ZW6_1.0, whole genome shotgun sequence window:
- the LOC127083155 gene encoding protein CUP-SHAPED COTYLEDON 2, with the protein MEGFYHHMNNNSDAHLPPGFRFHPTDEELITFYLLKKVLDNTFTARAIAEVDLNKCEPWELPEKAKMGEKEWYFFSLRDRKYPTGLRTNRATEAGYWKATGKDREIYSSKTYSLVGMKKTLVFYRGRAPKGEKSNWVMHEYRLEGKFAYHFLSRNSKDEWVISRVFQKSNTGNGSTTVTATASGSKKTKLVSTTSASNNSMSLCAEPSSPSSVYLPPLLDSSPYSNNAAASTTAFNGGQMCSYNNSSNNTDLKEHVSCFSTSSTTSNVVSGHNNFSNNNNGSFDLVPPSMNAATMDPFARFQRNVGVSAFPSLRSLQDNLQLPFFFSTAAAQPFHGGDVLGGWGMPQEEQRGVVDGGGHNMGGLGSSELDCMWNY; encoded by the exons ATGGAGGGCTTCTACCACCACATGAACAACAACAGTGACGCTCATTTACCACCTGGTTTTCGTTTCCACCCAACTGATGAAGAACTCATCACTTTCTACCTTCTCAAGAAAGTTCTTGACAACACTTTCACTGCAAGAGCCATAGCTGAAGTTGATCTCAACAAATGTGAACCATGGGAGCTACCAG AGAAAGCTAAGATGGGTGAGAAAGAATGGTACTTCTTCAGTTTACGTGACAGGAAGTACCCAACCGGGTTACGTACAAATCGAGCTACAGAAGCTGGTTATTGGAAAGCAACAGGGAAAGATAGAGAGATTTACAGTTCGAAAACCTACTCTCTTGTTGGTATGAAGAAAACCCTTGTTTTCTATAGAGGAAGAGCACCTAAAGGTGAAAAGAGTAACTGGGTGATGCATGAATATCGTCTTGAAGGCAAATTTGCCTACCATTTCCTCTCTAGAAACTCCAAG GATGAATGGGTGATATCACGTGTTTTTCAAAAGAGCAACACCGGAAACGGAAGCACCACCGTGACAGCCACCGCAAGTGGTTCAAAAAAGACCAAACTGGTTTCAACCACCTCTGCAAGTAACAACAGTATGAGTCTTTGCGCTGAACCAAGTTCACCTTCTTCGGTTTATCTTCCACCACTACTTGATTCATCTCCATACTCCAACAACGCCGCTGCTAGCACCACCGCATTCAACGGCGGTCAAATGTGTTCTTACAACAACAGCTCCAACAACACTGATCTAAAGGAGCACGTGTCCTGTTTCTCCACATCATCTACAACATCAAATGTTGTCTCTGGTCACAACAACTTTAGCAACAACAACAATGGTAGTTTTGATCTTGTTCCACCTTCTATGAATGCCGCAACAATGGATCCATTTGCAAGGTTTCAGAGAAATGTCGGTGTTTCTGCTTTTCCAAGCTTGAGATCACTGCAAGATAACCTTCAGCTGCCTTTCTTTTTCTCCACTGCGGCAGCGCAGCCTTTTCACGGTGGTGATGTTCTTGGTGGATGGGGTATGCCGCAGGAGGAGCAAAGAGGGGTGGTTGACGGTGGGGGTCATAACATGGGAGGGTTAGGTTCATCAGAGCTTGATTGCATGTGGAACTATTAA
- the LOC127081998 gene encoding uncharacterized protein LOC127081998 has product MDATHSFIFADRVKILGLVVYILSSGLVIDTPTNGSVSTSLICLNFPLSIYSRDFGVDLIFLPLSDHDVILGMSWLEFNHVYINCYNKSVRFLAADEEEEDSFISAEVFLDDISNFPLEGEVEFAIDLVPGTRPVSMPPYKISASELEELKNHLGDLLEKKFIRPSVSP; this is encoded by the exons ATGGATGCGACACACTCGTTTATTTTTGCTGACCGTGTGAAAATATTGGGCCTTGTGGTGTATATTTTGAGTAGTGGACTAGTTATCGATACTCCAACTAATGGGTCGGTGTCTACTTCTTTAATCTGCTTGAATTTTCCTCTCTCAATCTATAGTAGAGACTTTGGTGTGGACTTAATTTTTCTGCCACTAAGTGATCATGATGTCATTCTAGGGATGAGCTGGTTGGAATTCAACCATGTTTATATCAATTGCTACAACAAGTCAGTACGATTTCTTGCTGctgatgaagaagaagaagatagTTTTATATCTGCTG AGGTATTTCTAGATGATATTTCAAATTTCCCACTAGAGGGAGAGGTGGAGTTTGCTATTGATCTTGTTCCTGGTACTAGACCTGTTTCTATGCCACCATACAAAATATCAGCATCAGAGTTGGAAGAACTGAAGAATCATTTGGGAGACTTACTTGAAAAGAAATTTATCAGACCAAGTGTGTCACCTTGA